GGCCTGTCTTTGTGAAACCGGCAACGGATTCGACCGTAGGGCGAATGACGCCCAGCACCCTTCTCGATGGATCCATTGCGGGTAAGTCGACCTGTTGGATGGTCCGCAACGCTTTTGCCGATGCGGTGTTGCAGGCTAAAATAACCAGGTGGCAGTTCTGCCCGAAGAACCATTTTACTGCATCTTTTGTAAATTGATACACGATCTCGAAGGAGCGGTTCCCATAGGGTGCCCGGGCATTATCACCCAGATACATGTAATCGTATTGAGGAAGTAACGATTTGATTTCGGACAATACGGTAAGCCCGCCATACCCGGAATCAAAAATACCGATAGGCGATTGTTGTTGTTCAGTACCCGCTATCACACTTTTTGGCGATAATAAGTTTAGTTGATTCCCAGTTTTGCCTTTACCAAAGGATTGGCATCCACTGCTACCGGGTTCACAAAAGCAATTCCCGGATTGGCAAGGTCGTAGATAACCGTGAAATTATGTTCGACACCTACCTGACGGATGGCATCGGAAATTTGTTTCTTTAACGGTTCAAGCATAGCTTTTTCCTGCTGCTCGATGTCTTTTTGAGCCAATTGCATAAACTGTTGCATCTTGTTTTCCAGTTCAGTCAACTCCTGCATCCTGCGTAATTTGATGTTTTCGGCCAATGAACCCTGATAGGTGATGTAATCTGAATATTTTTTGTTGTATTCGTTTTGCATCAGCTCGAGTTCTTTTTTATAGTTTTCACTCAATGCTACGAGTTTTTGTGTGGCTTCTTCCTTTGCCGGGAAAGCACTCAGAAGATCGGTTGTATTCACATAAGCAACCGCTACCTGTGGATTTTGGGCCGAAAGGGTGGCGCTCAGTATTAAAAATAGAACACCCAAGCTTATCAACTTTGTTTTGTTCATAATAATCCTATTTTAGATGTAAATAAATTTTGTTTTATACCGTAACCTGAGTTGGCAATTGTAATTTCCTCCTTGTGTGTTTTAGCCGCACCCCGCTTCCGGCGGGATGCGGCTAAGTAAAGGAATTAAAATTACAATGTCAACTGGTTATAAAGTCTTTTTTACTTCTATCTGTTCGTAAGATTCAATGATGTCGCCCACTTTTATGTCGTTGAAGTTTTTGATACTGATACCGCATTCGTACCCGGACGCAACTTCCCTGACATCTTCTTTGAATCGTTTCAGTGAATCCAATTCGCCGGTAAAGATAACAATTCCGTCCCGAATAAGACGAATTTTATGGGTACGTTTTATTTTTCCGTCCCGCACCATTGAACCGGCTACAGTACCTACTTTAGTGATTTTAAAGACATCAAGCACCTCTACGTTTGCTGTAATTTCTTCTTTAATATCGGGGGAAAGCATACCTTCCATGGCGGCCTTGACCTCTTCGATTGCGTCGTAGATAATGGAGTACAAACGGATATCGATACCTTGTTTCTCCGCTTCACGCCTTGCTCCCAAAGAAGGACGGACCTGGAATCCAATAATAACTCCGTCTGATGCTGCCGCGAGGGTAACGTCCGATTCAGAGATTTGGCCTACAGCTTTGTGAATCACGTTAACCTGAATTTCTTCGGTAGACAAGCGGATGAGCGAATCTGAAAGTGCTTCTACCGAACCGTCCACATCACCTTTTACAATGATGTTCAGCTGCTGGAAGTTTCCGATAGCTATCCTGCGGCCGATGTCATCCAGGGTAAGCATTTTCTGCGTACGCAGCGATTGTTCGCGCTGTAACTGTTCACGGCGTGCGGCAACGTTGCGCGCATCCTGGTCGCTCTCCATGACGTTGAACGTATCTCCGGCCTGCGGTGCGCCGTTCAGCCCGAGCACCAGCGCCGGCTCTGACGGCCCTGCTTCGTTGATTTTCTGGTTCCGCTCGTTGAACATCGCTTTTACGCGTCCGTAGTATGATCCGGCCAATAACACATCGCCTTGCTTGAGCGTTCCGTTTTCAACCAAGACAGTTGCCACGTAGCCCCGGCCTTTGTCGAGTGACGATTCCACAATGGAGCCCGATGCTTTCCGGTTGGGGTTTGCTTTAAGTTCCAACAAGTCTGCTTCGAGCAGCACTTTTTCGAGCAATTCGTTGATGCCTGTTCCTTTTTTGGCAGAGATGTCTTGTGACTGGTATTTTCCGCCCCAATCTTCTACCAGGTAATTCATCTCAGCCAGTCGCTCTTTTATTTTTTCAGGATTTGCTCCCGGCTTATCCACTTTATTGATGGCAAAAACAATGGGGACACCTGCGGCCCCGGCGTGGTTAATGGCCTCAACGGTTTGGGGCATCACATTGTCGTCGGCAGCTACAATGATGATAGCTACGTCCGTTACTTTAGCCCCGCGGGCACGCATAGCGGTAAATGCCTCGTGGCCGGGAGTATCCAGGAACGTGATTTTTCTGCCGTCAGGCAGTTTCACGTTGTACGCGCCAATATGCTGGGTGATTCCTCCGGCTTCCCCTTCAATAACGTTGGTGTTGCGGATGCTGTCGAGCAGGGATGTCTTGCCGTGGTCAACATGTCCCATAACGGTAACGATTGGCGGGCGTGGTAGCAAATCTTCGAGATTATCCTCTTCTTCAGCTATGGCTTCGATAACGTCAGCGCTCACGAATTTGGTTTTGTAGCCGAATTCATCGGCAACAATATTGATTGTTTCTGCATCCAGGCGTTGGTTGATAGCCACCATAACGCCCAGGTTCATGCAGGTAGCGATAACGCTGGTAACGGGGACATCCATCATGTTTGCCAGGTCATTTGCCGTAACAAACTCGGTAAGCTGCAATATCTTGCTTTCGCGTTCCTGTTGTTTGATTTCTTCGCGTTGTCGCTGAGAAACGGCCTCCCGTTTTTCGCGGCGATACCTTGCTCCGCCTTTTCCCCCGCGTTTTTCGGTCAACCGGGCAAGTGTTTCCTTTATTTGTTTTTGAACGTCTTCTTCGCTTACTTCGGCTTTTATCGGTTTTCGGAGAACTTTTTTATCCCGACGGGTGCTTTCTCCGTGAGCTCCGGCTTTTTCTATATTGACTTTGCCTTTATCTATGCGTTTGCGTTTTTTCTTTTTACTGTCTTCCTCCGCTGTATTGATTACCGCCCCTTTCTTCTTTTCTTTTTCTTCGATCGATTCTTTTTTCAGGCTTTTTACGGCTTCTTCTTTCGCTTTCTTGGCATTTTGCTCTTTTTCACGCTCCAGGCGTTCTTTCTTGCGTTGTGCCCTTGATTTCCGGGGTGGACGGGTCCTGTCGTTTATAGATTCCAGATCGATGGAGCCTTTCACCACGATATTGGGTTCTTTCAGTTCTTTACGTATCCGAAATATTTCGTCCGGGCCCTTCTCCTTCTCGTGCAGAGTTATATCTTCTTCTGCTTCTGTCTCTTGTTCCTGGGGGGAGTAGTCTTCCCGTTCCTTATTTGCCGTTTCATTCACCACTTCTTCCGGGGTTTCTTCGGCTTCAGATGAAGGGGCCTCCGTTACAACAGGTGCTTCATCGTGGGGGACTTCAATTTCCTTCGGCTCCACCGGTTTCGGTGTAACTGTTTCAACCTCTTCAACTTTTTGTACAGGCTCTTCCGGTTTTACTTCTTTTACCTCAACTTCAACCTCAACTTCAACTTCAACTTCAACCTCAACTTCTTCTTCTTGTTTAGCTTCGGTTTCTTTTTTCAGTTTCTTGTGCTCGTCTAAATCGATGCTTCCTACGACGTTGAATTTTGGTTTCAAGTCATCCGGGATTTCAGCTTTTATGGTCTCTTTTTCTATTTTCTTCTTGGGTTTTTCCTCTATTTCGTACCCTTCGATGGCAATTGTTTCCCGTTTATCATCCTTCCGGTGCATCCTTTCGAGATTTTCAATGGCCTCTTTTTTAATTTTCTTGTCTTTGCTGAATTCGGCCACCAACAAATTATACTGTTCTTCCTCAATCTTTGTATTAGGATTTGCTTCAACAGTAATTCCTTTCTTGTGCAAAAATTCAACCAACGTGTTGATCCCTACATTTAAATTCCTAGCAACTTTACTTAATCTTTCAGCCATATAGTTGAGTTTGTCCTTTCTTAATTTATTGGTTTTGTGAACAGTTTAACAGTCTTAAATCTCCGGCTCTTCGTCGGTAGTATCTTCATCTTCAAATTCGTAACGAAGAATCTTCAATACCTCGTCCACGGTGTTCTCTTCCAGGTCGGCTTCCTTGATGAGCCTTTCACGCGGCATTGCCAACACGTTTTTGGCCGTTGAGCAACCGATTCGTTTGAGCTGATCGATTACCCATCCGTCAATTTCATCGCGGAATTCGTCCAGGTAGATATCCTCTTCGTCGAAATCATCGATTTCCCTGAAAACTTCTATGTTATATCCTGTCAGCATAGATGCCAGTTTAATATTTGCCCCGCCTTTACCGATTGCCAGTGAAACTTCATCGGGATAGAGAAATACCTCGGCACGGCGTTCTTCTTCCTTAACGGAGATAGAGTTGATCTTTGCAGGGCTAAGTGCTCGCTGAATAAACAGATTGGTGTTGTTCGTATAGTTGATAACATCAATATTCTCGTTGCGAAGCTCACGTACAATTCCGTGAATACGGAACCCTTTCATCCCCACACAGGCTCCAACCGGATCAATGCGGTCGTCGTAGGCCTCAACAGCCACTTTGGCCCGTTCTCCCGGGATACGGGCAATACCTTTGATGGTGATAAGTCCGTCGTTAATCTCAGGAATTTCCATTTCGAACAATCTTTCGAGAAATATGGGCGATGTACGCGAAAGGATAATCTTCGGGTTGTTATTCTTATTTTCAACCCGGGCAACTATAGCGCGAACATGTTCTCCCTTACGGAAAAAATCGCTGGGGATCTGTTCGGTTTTGGGCAGAATAAGTTCGTTATGCTCGTCGTCGAGAAGGAGTAGTTCTTTTTTCCAGACCTGATAAACTTCACCCGATACGATCTCTCCTACCTTTTCTTTGTATTTGTTGTAAAGATTGTCTTTTTCGAGTTCAAGGATTTTTGAAGCCAGGGTTTGACGAAGATTTAATATGGTTCTTCGGCCAAAGTCTTCCAGTTGAAGTTCGTCGGTAACCTCTTCACCCACTTCAAAATCTTCATCGATTTTGTGCGCTTCGGTCAGGCTGATTTCCATGTTGGGATTCTGGAGCTCGTTGTCTTCAACGATAACCCGGTTGCGCCATATCTCCAGGTCTCCCTTGTCGGGATTGATGATGATGTCAAAATTTTCATCCGTACCCACCGATTTGGCAATCACGCTTCTGAACGACTCTTCTAGCACACTTATCATGGTGGCTTTGTCAATATTCTTCAGTTCGTTGAATTCTGAAAATGTATCTATCAGGCTGATTGTTTCCTTCTTTTTGCCCATATTCTATAATTTTTTGTTTTGGGTTTCGAGTTTTTTATTCCTGCTTCTGATTTCTAACTTTTTTTTGTTGTAAGAAACAGTCGCTAAAACTTAATGATGTATTTTGTGTATTTTACTTCGTCGTAAGGGAAGATCAGTTCTTCTTTTATCTCAGTTTTTCGCTTTGCTCCTTCCGGCTTGACCATTCTGGCGACCTCAACGGAGAAGTTCTTCTCTGTTGAGGATTTTAGGGTTCCCTTGAGTTTTTCACCTTTCCGGGTAAGCACTTCAATCTCTTTTCCTTCGTATTTTTTATATTGACGAGGGGTTTTAAACGGAGATGTCAATCCGGCAGAAGTAACTGTCAACTCGAAATCTTCAACGTCTCGGTCGAGTTTCGATTCGAGGTAGCGGCTCAGTTTTACACAGTCGTCTATGTTAACACCGTTATCGTTATCGATTTCGACGGTTATCGTGCCGCCGGCGGCAACAATAACATCGACAAGGTAGTCGGAAGAGTCTTTTAAAAACTCTTCAGCCATTGCTTTTATCTCGTTTTTCTCCATCATGTGCACATGCAAACAAACAAAAAAGGAGCATTCCAGTGCTCCCCTCGTCATTTACCGGTACAAAGATATTATTTTCTAATGGATTGACAAAATGTTTGGGTTTTTTTCTGTTGTCGATCGGATTAATTCAAAGACGCTCATATGTAGATGTTGTGTGAGAAATAAAACAAAAACGGATAGTTAAACGTTAATTAAAAGATTTAAAAAACTTCTAAAAAGATAAAACCTGCCAGCATAAGGACGGTTAAAAGGGATGCAGGCGGCCTGGAAAATTGGCGCGGTTTTTGAGGGAATTTAGGAGTGTTAATGCGCCAGGTCTCCTGGAAGATATAAACAGAACTAAAATAAATTACAAACGATGAAGTATTTAACGTACATTTTAGTATTAGCCGTTATGGGAGTTGCTCTTTCGAGTTGTGGTTACAATACGATGGTAAGCAAACAGGAAGGCGTTAATTCACAATGGGCAAATGTGGAGAACGCATATCAGCGCCGTGCCGATCTAATCCCCAACCTGGTGGCAACTGTTAAAGGGTATGCCGAGCACGAGCAGGAAACTTTTACACAAGTAACGGAAGCCCGCGCTAAAGCAACGCAGATGACAGTTGATCCAGAAAGTTTGACCGAAGAAAGTATTCAGCAGTACCAGCAAGCTCAAAGCCAGCTAGGTTCTGCTATCGGACGATTGCTACTTATTCAGGAAAATTATCCCGAACTGAAGGCAAATCAAAACTTTTTGGCTCTTCAGGACGAATTGGCAGGTACCGAAAACCGCATCTCGGTGGAGAGAAACAAGTTTAATCAAACGGCTCAGGATTTTAATGCTTATATCCGTCAGTTCCCGCGTGTTATTTATGCCGGATGGTTTGGTTTCAAGCCAAAAGGTTATTTCCAGTCTTCTCCCGGAGCGGAAACGGCTCCCCAGGTTCAGTTTTAAACGCCTTGCCCCGATTATGTTAACTCCGGAAGAATTAAACAGGGTGGTTGAATCCATTCGGGCCGCAGAGGGCAGGACTTCTGCAGAGATTAGAGTCTGCATTGCGAAAAAATGTAAGGAGAATCCCCTGGATGCCGCTTACAAGAAGTTCAAACAGCTAAAAATGGATACTACCGCATTGCGTAATTCGGTGTTGATTTATGTAGCCCCCTACAATCACAAGGCTGCCGTTGTAGGTGACTCAGGAATAGATGAGGCAGCTCAGGAAGGCTTCTGGGATTCGGTGCTTGAAGAGATGTTTTCTTTTTTTAAAAACGGACGTATTTGCGAGGGGATCTGTCGGGGTGTGGGTAAAGTTGGAGAGTTGGTAAATTCCCGTTATCCGGTTTCGGAGAACGATGTAAATGAATTGTGCGACGATGTTATATGGGATGAAGAGTAGGCTTGCCTTTATTGTATTGTTTTTTTTACTGTCCTTGGGAATTTCGGCACAGGATGTTCCTGATCCGATTTATCCGTACCGCCTGGTAAATGATTTTGCCAACATTTTTTCTGCTGCCGAAAAACAGGCGTTGGAACAGCGGTTACTAGCATACAACGATTCTACATCCACTCAGATTTACGTGGTGGCTGTGAACGATCTGGGCGGATACCCGGCATCGGATTACGCATTTGTACTGGGTGAAAAGTGGGGTATCGGGCAAAAGGGTAAAGATAACGGGTTGCTGATCCTCATAAAACCTAAAACCGCTGATAGCAGGGGGCAGGCGTTTATTGCCACCGGTTATGGGCTGGAGGGTTCCATCAACGATGCTTTCGCCGGTAGGATTGTACGCAACAACATGATTCCCTATTTTCAGGAGAACGACTATTTTGGAGGAGTAAACGCCGCAGTTGATGCAATTATCGCCCGGTTGTCGGGGGAATTTGATGCAGATGCCGGTAAACCTGAAGGGGTTCCTATTTGGGCAATTGTTTTGCTTTTTGTCGTTGTTTTTATCTTGTTTTCTCTTTTCTCCCGGGGTGGGGATCAGCACATAGACGGTGACGGACATCACAGGGCCGGTGGAGGCCCTCTGTTTTTTCCACCGTTTTCAGGAGGCCGAAGTTCCGGTTGGGGCGGTGGCTTCGGTGGCGGTGGCTTTGGTGGCGGTGGCGGCGGAAGTTTCGGTGGTGGTGGAGCAGGAGGAAGCTGGTGATGAAGAAACTCATAACCGTTCTTGGTCCTACGGCCAGTGGAAAAACTACGTTTGCAGCTCATCTCGCCTCACGGCTCGACGGCGAAATTATCAGTGCTGATTCGCGTCAGGTATACCGCGGAATGGATATAGGTACGGGAAAAGACTTGGCTGATTACCGGATTGGAGACAATCCGGTCCCTTACCACCTTATCGACATTCGTGATGCGGGCGACAAGTACACGTTGTTCAATTACCAGCACGATTTCCATAAGGTTTACAGCGATGTTTTATCGCGCAACAAGACAGCGATACTGTGCGGAGGTACCGGGCTTTATATTGAATCTGTCCTGAAAGGGTACCGCCTGCCCGATGTTCCCGAGAATGCCGTCCTGAGGAAAAGGCTGGAAACTAAATCGCTGGATGAACTTACGCGGATTCTCTCTTCATACAAACCGCTTCACAATACCACCGATACCGACACAAAAAAACGGGCAATCCGCGCTATAGAAATTGCGGATTTCCAATGTAAACATCCGGCTTCGGAACTTGATTACCCTCCAGTTGAGAGTGTTATCATCGGGCTGGACATCGACCGGGAATCCCGAAGGCAAAAAATATCTTCACGCCTGAAAAAAAGGTTGGATGAAGGAATGGTTGCAGAGGTACAGTCCCTGCTCAATAAGGGTGTTTCTCCCGATGATCTTATTTATTACGGACTTGAATACAAGTTTGTAACGCTGTACGTAACTGGTAAAATTAATTTCGAGGAGATGTTTTCGGAACTCGAAATAGCCATTCATCAGTTTGCCAAGCGTCAGATGACCTGGTTCCGTGGTATGGAGAGGCGCGGTTTTACCATTCATTGGCTGGATTTTTTGCTGCCGGTGGATGAAAAAATCGAAAAAGCGCTTGTCCTTATCCGGAATTCCTGAATTTAAACCGTGTAAATTCCCGAAATATCGGCAAAAAAATGTATTTTTGCCGGCACCATTTTTTACATTCTATAAAATAAAAATCGATGATCAAAGGTCAATTTCCCGTCGAAAAATTTCATTCTTTGGAAACGCCATTCTATTATTACGACATGGATTTGCTGCGTCAAACACTTGACGCGGTAAAAAAGGAGGTCGAAGGCAAGAATTACATTGTTCATTACGCATTGAAAGCAAACGCCAATCCGAGGATATTGCGCGAAATAGCGTCTTATGGTTTTGGAGCGGATTGTGTGAGCGGAAACGAAATACTTAAAGCCCTGGATTGCGGATTTCCCGCGTCGAAAATAGCTTTTGCCGGAGTAGGGAAAACCGACAAAGAGATCAAGATCGGGTTGGATAATGGTATTTTTTGCTTTAATGTGGAGTCATTGCCTGAAATGGAGGCCATCGATCGGCTGGCTTCTGAAACAGGAAATGTGGCTCCTGTTGCGCTGCGAATCAACCCGAATGTGGATGCTCACACACACCGGTATATCACCACCGGACTGGAAGAAAATAAGTTTGGGCTTAACGAATCGGATTTACCGAAGGCTATTGATTTGATCGAGAAAAGCAAGCATTTGAAGTTGATCGGGATGCATTTTCACATCGGTTCGCAGATTACGGATTTATCGTCGTTTGAGGATTTGTGTGTGAAAGCCGTTGAATTACAGAACTGGTTTTCTCAGCGGGGTATTTCTTTCGAAGTTCTTAACGTAGGGGGTGGTTTGGGAATTAATTACCATCATCCCAATCATTGTCCTGTTGCTGATTTTGAAGCTTATTTCAGATTGTTTGCCAAGTACTTGAAACTTCAGGAAAATCAAACACTTCATTTTGAGTTGGGGCGATCTTTCGTCGCACCGTGTGGGTCCCTTATCGCGAGGACCACATACGTGAAAGAGGGTACCACCAAAAAGTTTCTGATCACGGATGCCGGAATGTCCGATTTGATCCGCCCTGCCCTCTATCAGGCATTCCATCATATCGAAAACATCAGTTCAGACAAAGAGTACGAAACTTACGATGTTGTCGGCCCCGTTTGTGAGTCGAGTGATGTTTTTGGGGAGGCTGTGTTGTTGAATCAATCCCGGCGGGGAGATTTTATCGCTATCCGTTCTGCCGGTGCTTACGGAGAGACGATGGCGTCGATGTACAATTGCCGCGCATTGCCCCGGTCTTATTTTTCTGACTCGTTGTAATTATGGATTTACCGTACATTTTTAATTTCAATTTTCCACTTCCCTTTTGGATTATTTCGGGAGCTGTTTTGCTTTTTTTTAGTATTCAATTGGTTTACTATTTGTTGGTTTACAGAAAACCGTATGTTTACGAACAGAAAAGGAACAAATCTCTGCCGCTTTCAGAAAATCTACCTTCCGTTTCGGTGGTTATTGCTTCAAAAAATGAATCTGAAAATTTGGAGAAATACCTTCCGGCTATACTGGAACAGGATTATCCTGATTTTGAGGTAATCGTGGTAAACATGGGGTCGACGGATGAGACGGATGTATTGCTCAAAGGCCTTAATCAAAAATACCCCCATCTTTACCATACCTATGTGCCGGCTGAAGCAGAGGATGTGAACGGGAAGAAACTTGCATTGACCTTAGGGATCAAGGCGGCAAAAAACGATATCTTATTGTTTACGGAAGCTTACTGTGTGCCGGCTTCAGATCATTGGATCCGGGAGTTTGGCCGTGAATTCTCTAAAGGTAGGGATATTGTATTGGGGTTTTGTAAATTACAGGTTGGGAAGAAGGTTGCAATGAGACAGTTCATACTTTACGACAACCTGATCCACGGGTTGAAGTATTTGTCGCTCGCTGTTCTCGGAAAGCCATTTATGGGGATCGGCAGGAACCTGGCTTACAGAAAGGAAATATTCTTCGAGGAGAAAGGATTCTCGTCGGTTTTGAACATCGACGAGGGTGAAGATGACTTGTTCATTAATAAGATAGCCGGGAAGAAGAGTGTAGGGGTGGTGGTATCGCCGGAAAGCATGACGCAAAGTGATGTAGTGAACAATTTTTTTACCTGGAGGGCTTTGAAGTCCAAGTATTTGTACACCAAACAGTTTTATAAAGGAGTATCGTCTTTAGTTTTTGGTTTCGAAACATTTTCGAAATACTTGTTCTATCTCTCTGTTGTTTCAGGAATTACGTACGGAATGGTCTTTGGTAATTACCCGCTCATCGCTTTAAGTGTCTTTTTCCTGATTGTCAGGTTTGTGGTTCAGTTATACGTAATCGGTAAAAGCAGCCGGCTCTTTAATGCCGGAAAATACCATGTCAACCTATTCTTTTTTGATCTTTTTCAACCTTTCAATAACTTCAAATTCAGGAAATACGCCAACAAAAGGAACCGATTGAGAAAATAAGAGATGCTGTGGCTTTCAGACGATTTTCTGCCAATCTGACATTTAAAAGTTTTGAAATTGTTTTTTTTACGGTTAAAGCGGGTTAATCGATTCTTCTTTTAGTTAAAAGTGTCAAAAAAGAATCTTTGAGTTAAACTCTTGTACGCTTTTTGTTTCTACATTTGTGTAAGTGTTAAAATTCAAACTTAATAAATAAGAATATGAATACTGGAAACGTAAGAAACATTGTGACAATTGTTATTGTCGCTATACTCAGTTCGGTAATTACTCTTTTTGGGTACAATACTGTTACGAAAAATAATTCGAAAGGAATTTTAAATTCTTCCGGGAGTGTCAGACAAAGTGAATACGCTGATTCTTTTGATCAGGACAAAAACGTGAGATTGGCTAATTTGACTACCCAGCAAGGGTATCCAGATTTTACAGAAGCCGCTGCCAAGTCGGTGAATGGAGTTGTCCACGTAAAGGTGAAGTCCGTCAGCCAACAGCAATATATGAATCCGTTTGATTTTTTCTTCGGTTTTGGAGAAAGAAATACCCAACCCCGTGAACAAATCGGATTCGGGTCGGGGGTTATTATTTCAAAGGACGGATATATAATCACCAATAACCATGTGGTTGAAGGAGCAACCGAAGTAACGGTTTCTCTCAACGACAACAGGGAGATGACGGCCAAAGTTATCGGTGCGGATCCGCAGACAGATATTGCCTTAATAAAAATAGAAGGGGATGATTTCCCTTATCTCACTTTCGGAAATTCCGACGCTTTAGAAGTGGGAGAGTGGGTTCTTGCCGTTGGAAATCCGTTTAACCTGACTTCTACTGTAACCGCAGGGATCGTTAGTGCTAAAAATAGGGGAAATATTGTTGGTGGAAATTTGAATATCCAATCTTTTATCCAGGTTGATGCTGCCGTAAACAGAGGTAACAGTGGGGGAGCATTGGTCAACACCCGAGGTGAATTGGTGGGAATAAATACAGCCATCTTCTCTCAATCGGGTGATTTTAATGGCTTGGCTTTTGCCGTACCTATCTCTATTGCAGGGAAAGTGGCGGCAGACTTGAAGCAATTCGGAACCGTGCAGAGAGCCGTGCTGGGAATACAAGTGCCGAACATTGAAATGGTCAGACGCCAGGATCCTGACAAAGCCAGTGAACTTTCCCGGATTGTAGGAGTTTTGGTGGAAGATTTTGGTGACAGAAGTGCTGCTAAAGCCGCTGGCCTGGAAAAAGGGGATATC
This portion of the Petrimonas sulfuriphila genome encodes:
- a CDS encoding LemA family protein — its product is MKYLTYILVLAVMGVALSSCGYNTMVSKQEGVNSQWANVENAYQRRADLIPNLVATVKGYAEHEQETFTQVTEARAKATQMTVDPESLTEESIQQYQQAQSQLGSAIGRLLLIQENYPELKANQNFLALQDELAGTENRISVERNKFNQTAQDFNAYIRQFPRVIYAGWFGFKPKGYFQSSPGAETAPQVQF
- the infB gene encoding translation initiation factor IF-2, encoding MAERLSKVARNLNVGINTLVEFLHKKGITVEANPNTKIEEEQYNLLVAEFSKDKKIKKEAIENLERMHRKDDKRETIAIEGYEIEEKPKKKIEKETIKAEIPDDLKPKFNVVGSIDLDEHKKLKKETEAKQEEEVEVEVEVEVEVEVEVKEVKPEEPVQKVEEVETVTPKPVEPKEIEVPHDEAPVVTEAPSSEAEETPEEVVNETANKEREDYSPQEQETEAEEDITLHEKEKGPDEIFRIRKELKEPNIVVKGSIDLESINDRTRPPRKSRAQRKKERLEREKEQNAKKAKEEAVKSLKKESIEEKEKKKGAVINTAEEDSKKKKRKRIDKGKVNIEKAGAHGESTRRDKKVLRKPIKAEVSEEDVQKQIKETLARLTEKRGGKGGARYRREKREAVSQRQREEIKQQERESKILQLTEFVTANDLANMMDVPVTSVIATCMNLGVMVAINQRLDAETINIVADEFGYKTKFVSADVIEAIAEEEDNLEDLLPRPPIVTVMGHVDHGKTSLLDSIRNTNVIEGEAGGITQHIGAYNVKLPDGRKITFLDTPGHEAFTAMRARGAKVTDVAIIIVAADDNVMPQTVEAINHAGAAGVPIVFAINKVDKPGANPEKIKERLAEMNYLVEDWGGKYQSQDISAKKGTGINELLEKVLLEADLLELKANPNRKASGSIVESSLDKGRGYVATVLVENGTLKQGDVLLAGSYYGRVKAMFNERNQKINEAGPSEPALVLGLNGAPQAGDTFNVMESDQDARNVAARREQLQREQSLRTQKMLTLDDIGRRIAIGNFQQLNIIVKGDVDGSVEALSDSLIRLSTEEIQVNVIHKAVGQISESDVTLAAASDGVIIGFQVRPSLGARREAEKQGIDIRLYSIIYDAIEEVKAAMEGMLSPDIKEEITANVEVLDVFKITKVGTVAGSMVRDGKIKRTHKIRLIRDGIVIFTGELDSLKRFKEDVREVASGYECGISIKNFNDIKVGDIIESYEQIEVKKTL
- the rimP gene encoding ribosome assembly cofactor RimP, whose amino-acid sequence is MMEKNEIKAMAEEFLKDSSDYLVDVIVAAGGTITVEIDNDNGVNIDDCVKLSRYLESKLDRDVEDFELTVTSAGLTSPFKTPRQYKKYEGKEIEVLTRKGEKLKGTLKSSTEKNFSVEVARMVKPEGAKRKTEIKEELIFPYDEVKYTKYIIKF
- a CDS encoding TPM domain-containing protein, yielding MLTPEELNRVVESIRAAEGRTSAEIRVCIAKKCKENPLDAAYKKFKQLKMDTTALRNSVLIYVAPYNHKAAVVGDSGIDEAAQEGFWDSVLEEMFSFFKNGRICEGICRGVGKVGELVNSRYPVSENDVNELCDDVIWDEE
- the miaA gene encoding tRNA (adenosine(37)-N6)-dimethylallyltransferase MiaA — translated: MKKLITVLGPTASGKTTFAAHLASRLDGEIISADSRQVYRGMDIGTGKDLADYRIGDNPVPYHLIDIRDAGDKYTLFNYQHDFHKVYSDVLSRNKTAILCGGTGLYIESVLKGYRLPDVPENAVLRKRLETKSLDELTRILSSYKPLHNTTDTDTKKRAIRAIEIADFQCKHPASELDYPPVESVIIGLDIDRESRRQKISSRLKKRLDEGMVAEVQSLLNKGVSPDDLIYYGLEYKFVTLYVTGKINFEEMFSELEIAIHQFAKRQMTWFRGMERRGFTIHWLDFLLPVDEKIEKALVLIRNS
- the nusA gene encoding transcription termination/antitermination protein NusA yields the protein MGKKKETISLIDTFSEFNELKNIDKATMISVLEESFRSVIAKSVGTDENFDIIINPDKGDLEIWRNRVIVEDNELQNPNMEISLTEAHKIDEDFEVGEEVTDELQLEDFGRRTILNLRQTLASKILELEKDNLYNKYKEKVGEIVSGEVYQVWKKELLLLDDEHNELILPKTEQIPSDFFRKGEHVRAIVARVENKNNNPKIILSRTSPIFLERLFEMEIPEINDGLITIKGIARIPGERAKVAVEAYDDRIDPVGACVGMKGFRIHGIVRELRNENIDVINYTNNTNLFIQRALSPAKINSISVKEEERRAEVFLYPDEVSLAIGKGGANIKLASMLTGYNIEVFREIDDFDEEDIYLDEFRDEIDGWVIDQLKRIGCSTAKNVLAMPRERLIKEADLEENTVDEVLKILRYEFEDEDTTDEEPEI
- a CDS encoding OmpH family outer membrane protein, producing the protein MNKTKLISLGVLFLILSATLSAQNPQVAVAYVNTTDLLSAFPAKEEATQKLVALSENYKKELELMQNEYNKKYSDYITYQGSLAENIKLRRMQELTELENKMQQFMQLAQKDIEQQEKAMLEPLKKQISDAIRQVGVEHNFTVIYDLANPGIAFVNPVAVDANPLVKAKLGIN
- a CDS encoding TPM domain-containing protein; translation: MKSRLAFIVLFFLLSLGISAQDVPDPIYPYRLVNDFANIFSAAEKQALEQRLLAYNDSTSTQIYVVAVNDLGGYPASDYAFVLGEKWGIGQKGKDNGLLILIKPKTADSRGQAFIATGYGLEGSINDAFAGRIVRNNMIPYFQENDYFGGVNAAVDAIIARLSGEFDADAGKPEGVPIWAIVLLFVVVFILFSLFSRGGDQHIDGDGHHRAGGGPLFFPPFSGGRSSGWGGGFGGGGFGGGGGGSFGGGGAGGSW